The following coding sequences lie in one Carassius carassius chromosome 1, fCarCar2.1, whole genome shotgun sequence genomic window:
- the eci1 gene encoding enoyl-CoA delta isomerase 1, mitochondrial, protein MASVLRHSTKFSPSGFASLLSGNSRHGRICALPYIVSKNRYSSSSNIKVDLDSSNGVALMQFQNPPVNSLSLDFLTEFAIHLEKLELDRSCRGVIITSAQPKVFSAGLDILEMYKKSPEHCAEFWKAVQEAWLRLYGSTKVTIAAINGASPAGGCLLALCCDYRIMAENPRYNIGLNETQLGIVAPFWFKDSMTNVVGHRETEKGLQLGLLYSAPEALKIGLVDELVPEDKVLSAATENMKKWLAIPDHARQISKSMMRKPTIDKLVANREADTTNFVSFITKDSIQKSLGVYMEMLKKRRS, encoded by the exons ATGGCATCAGTATTAAGACACTCTACCAAATTCAGCCCGTCTG GATTTGCATCACTGTTGTCTGGAAACAGCCGTCATGGGAGAATCTGTGCTCTGCCATACATTGTATCTAAAAACAGATACTCATCATCCTCAAACATTAAAGTGGACCTGGACAGTAGTAATG GTGTTGCTTTAATGCAGTTCCAAAATCCTCCTGTCAACAGTCTCAGTCTTGACTTTCTGACTGAGTTTGCTATTCATTTAGAAAAACTCGAGCTAGACAGAAGCTGCAGGGGTGTGATCATAACATCC GCCCAGCCGAAGGTGTTTTCTGCAGGCCTAGATATTTTGGAAATGTATAAAAAGAGCCCAGAGCACTGTGCAGAATTCTGGAAGGCTGTACAGGAGGCGTGGCTTAGGCTCTATGGGTCCACCAAGGTCACAATCGCTGCTATCAAT GGCGCTAGTCCTGCAGGTGGCTGTTTGTTGGCTTTGTGTTGTGACTACAGGATCATGGCTGAGAACCCTCGCTATAACATTGGTCTCAATGAAACACAACTTGGTATAGTTGCACCCTTTTG GTttaaggactccatgacaaaCGTTGTGGGCCATAGAGAAACCGAGAAGGGTCTTCAGCTGGGTTTACTGTACAGTGCCCCTGAAGCCCTGAAGATTGGTTTGGTGGATGAGCTTGTTCCTGAGGATAAAGTCCTCAGCGCCGCTACTGAAAACATGAAGAAATGGTTGGCCATTCCAG ATCATGCCCGTCAGATAAGTAAGTCCATGATGAGAAAACCCACAATAGACAAACTTGTTGCAAACAGGGAAGCCGACACCACAAACTTCGTCAGTTTCATCACCAAAGACTCCATCCAGAAATCTCTTGGGGTGTACATGGAGATGCTGAAGAAGAGGAGGTCTTGA
- the dnase1 gene encoding deoxyribonuclease-1, with translation MKIITTLGLLLVSVHLGHSFLIGAFNIKSFGDSKASNATLLDIITNVVHRYDIVLIQEVRDSDLSATNKLMQSVNGGSSPYEYQYIVSEPLGRSTYKERYLFIYRRQSVSVAKSFLYDDGCESCGTDTFNREPFVVMFSSNTAVQEFALIPQHTSPEVAVMEIDALHDVVVDTRQRLNTNNIMLLGDFNAGCSYVSISEWSKIRLRTDQTYTWLIPDSADTTVTHTNCPYDRIVATSDMMRGVSAGSAQVFDFMHAHGLSQSWALAVSDHFPVEVKLL, from the exons ATGAAGATCATTACTACTCTAGGTCTACTCCTGGTATCTGTCCACCTTGGACACTCCTTTCTAATTGGAGCCTTCAACATCAAATCCTTCGGGGATTCAAAAGCATCTAATGCCACCCTGCTTGACATCATTACCAAC GTAGTACACCGGTATGACATTGTACTCATCCAAGAAGTGAGAGACAGTGATCTCTCTGCAACGAATAAGCTGATGCAAAGTGTGAATGG AGGTTCCTCTCCATATGAATACCAGTACATTGTAAGTGAGCCCTTGGGTAGGAGCACTTATAAAGAGAGATATCTCTTTATTTACAG ACGTCAGTCAGTGTCCGTTGCAAAAAGCTTCCTGTATGATGATGGATGTGAATCCTGTGGAACTGATACTTTCAATAGAGAACCCTTTGTTGTGATGTTCTCCTCTAATACAG CTGTCCAGGAATTTGCCCTCATTCCTCAGCATACATCCCCAGAAGTGGCTGTGATGGAAATCGATGCTCTGCATGATGTCGTCGTGGATACTAGACAACGTCTGAACACAAAT AACATCATGCTTTTGGGAGACTTCAATGCTGGCTGTAGCTACGTTTCGATTTCAGAGTGGTCCAAAATACGCCTCCGCACAGACCAAACTTACACCTGGCTCATCCCTGACAGTGCGGACACAACTGTCACACACACCAACTGCCCCTATGACAG GATTGTGGCCACCTCTGACATGATGAGAGGAGTGTCTGCTGGATCAGCGCAGGTCTTTGACTTCATGCATGCCCATGGATTGAGCCAGAGTTGG GCCCTGGCAGTGAGCGATCACTTTCCGGTGGAGGTCAAGCTCCTGTGA